A region of Pyxidicoccus parkwaysis DNA encodes the following proteins:
- the tssI gene encoding type VI secretion system Vgr family protein: MIANAALLANQAEFEFQAGPFTSGELAVLGFEAEETLSQPYSVEVALAAKPDVEVEEKSLLGKDARLTVMLGDGTARFFHGIVSRMARWDEGSGPERRRYRATVVPRLWTLRHRRKSRIFQEMTVPQIVHKVLDEAKVEHRLALNGTYPKRDYCVQYRESDLDFVSRLLEEEGIFYFFEHAEDAHMMVLGDGDSANPAMQGDAKLLFRERSHMVASAEYVHELVARTEVQPGAVAMRDYNFLRPSQNLETSSEAEGGETALEIYDYPGRYEDSGTGRNLAKVRLEELRARTETVTGASYSRRICVGHSFEIAEHPDDALNRKYLPVSVRHVGHQSEALSIEQGALRGREGYRNEFLCQPAEVPFRPPRVTPRPVIPGAQTAMVVGPAGEEIHTDEHGRIKVQFHWDREGKQNDKSSCWIRVSQAWAGPGWGALYLPRIGHEVVVEFLEGDPDRPIVTGSVYNGQNPTPIDLPGNKTQSTLRSSSSPGGGGSNELRFEDAAGTELVYMHAQKDFNIVVENDKTQEVRGNETLLVKKDRTRVIEGNQSLTVKKNDDSSVTGNQTLSVTKNRSTTVGGNHTEAVTGDQSISVSGNQALTVAMASAETVALGKMLNVGGALAVSVGAAFNELVGGLKSEQVGGAKVEVVGAKKSETVKGARTMQVGGDLSEEIGQSRTLKVDKDMLVTVGGKVSHAAKDAYTLAAKEISLVAHEQFTLKVGSATLQVKKNGDVVIKGAKIEVNASGDVVIKGSKISDN; this comes from the coding sequence ATGATCGCGAACGCAGCCCTGCTCGCCAATCAGGCCGAGTTCGAGTTCCAGGCAGGCCCCTTCACCTCCGGCGAGCTGGCGGTGCTCGGCTTCGAGGCCGAGGAGACGCTGTCACAGCCGTATTCGGTGGAAGTGGCGCTCGCGGCGAAGCCCGACGTGGAGGTGGAGGAGAAGTCCCTCCTGGGCAAGGACGCGCGCCTCACCGTCATGCTGGGTGACGGCACCGCGCGCTTCTTCCACGGCATCGTCTCGCGCATGGCCCGCTGGGACGAGGGCAGCGGCCCCGAGCGCCGCCGCTACCGCGCCACCGTGGTGCCCCGCCTCTGGACGCTCCGCCACCGCCGCAAGAGCCGCATCTTCCAGGAGATGACCGTTCCGCAAATCGTCCACAAGGTCCTGGACGAGGCCAAGGTGGAGCACCGGCTCGCCCTCAACGGCACCTACCCCAAGCGCGACTACTGCGTGCAGTACCGCGAGTCCGATTTGGACTTCGTCTCGCGCCTCCTCGAGGAGGAGGGCATCTTCTACTTCTTCGAGCACGCCGAGGACGCCCACATGATGGTGCTGGGCGACGGCGACTCCGCCAACCCCGCCATGCAGGGGGACGCGAAGCTCCTCTTCCGCGAGCGCAGCCACATGGTGGCCTCCGCCGAGTACGTGCATGAGTTGGTGGCGCGCACCGAGGTGCAGCCCGGCGCGGTGGCGATGCGCGACTACAACTTCCTGCGCCCCTCGCAGAACCTCGAGACGTCTTCCGAGGCCGAGGGCGGCGAGACGGCGCTCGAAATCTACGACTACCCCGGCCGCTACGAGGACTCGGGCACGGGCCGCAACCTCGCCAAGGTGCGCCTGGAGGAATTGCGCGCGCGCACGGAGACGGTGACGGGCGCCAGCTACAGCCGCCGCATCTGCGTGGGCCACTCCTTCGAAATCGCCGAGCACCCCGACGACGCGCTCAACCGCAAGTACCTGCCGGTGTCCGTGCGGCACGTGGGCCACCAGTCGGAGGCGCTCAGCATCGAGCAGGGCGCGCTGCGCGGCCGCGAGGGCTACCGCAACGAGTTCCTCTGCCAGCCCGCGGAGGTGCCCTTCCGTCCGCCCCGCGTGACGCCGCGCCCGGTGATTCCCGGTGCGCAGACGGCCATGGTGGTGGGCCCCGCGGGTGAGGAAATCCACACCGACGAGCACGGCCGCATCAAGGTCCAGTTCCACTGGGACCGCGAGGGCAAGCAGAACGACAAGAGCTCGTGCTGGATTCGCGTCAGCCAGGCGTGGGCGGGCCCGGGCTGGGGCGCGCTGTACCTGCCGCGCATCGGCCATGAAGTCGTGGTGGAGTTCCTCGAGGGCGACCCGGACCGGCCCATCGTCACCGGCAGCGTCTACAACGGGCAGAACCCCACGCCCATCGACCTGCCCGGCAACAAGACGCAGAGCACCCTGCGCTCCAGCTCCAGCCCCGGCGGAGGCGGCTCCAACGAGCTGCGCTTCGAGGACGCCGCGGGCACCGAGCTCGTCTACATGCACGCGCAGAAGGACTTCAACATCGTCGTCGAGAACGACAAGACGCAGGAGGTCCGCGGCAACGAGACGCTGCTCGTGAAGAAGGACCGCACCCGCGTCATCGAGGGCAACCAATCCCTCACGGTGAAGAAGAACGACGACAGCTCCGTCACCGGCAACCAGACGCTCTCCGTCACGAAGAACCGCTCCACCACCGTGGGCGGCAACCACACCGAGGCCGTGACGGGAGACCAGTCCATCAGCGTCTCCGGCAACCAGGCCCTCACCGTGGCCATGGCCTCCGCGGAGACGGTGGCCCTCGGGAAGATGCTCAACGTGGGCGGCGCGCTCGCCGTCTCCGTGGGCGCCGCCTTCAACGAGCTCGTCGGCGGCCTCAAGTCCGAGCAGGTCGGCGGCGCCAAGGTGGAGGTGGTGGGCGCCAAGAAGTCAGAGACAGTCAAGGGCGCGCGCACCATGCAGGTGGGCGGAGACCTCTCCGAGGAGATTGGCCAGTCCCGCACCCTCAAGGTGGACAAGGACATGCTCGTCACCGTCGGCGGCAAGGTGAGCCATGCCGCCAAGGACGCCTATACCCTCGCCGCCAAGGAAATCTCCCTGGTGGCCCACGAGCAGTTCACCCTCAAGGTCGGCTCCGCCACCTTGCAGGTGAAGAAGAACGGCGACGTCGTCATCAAGGGCGCCAAGATAGAGGTCAACGCCAGCGGGGACGTCGTCATCAAGGGCTCGAAGATTTCGGACAACTGA
- a CDS encoding sigma-70 family RNA polymerase sigma factor: MRSIQRPLTAAEQQLVPQAQSLVRWVVTSFVRRNPAARGFKDDLTSYGWLGTIYAAQHWRPDGGASFKTFASRPVQRYVARGWLALVGVARDEDGAYVARQEVPLDDVLNVSVPPTQERVAEAHRLCASIGERLCTHMRPGTQQSTRERAVRVYLLHLEGETLERIGQEVGGTRQRAHQLLSQAEEAALRLRAALKPAWERSAS; this comes from the coding sequence ATGAGAAGCATCCAGCGCCCGCTCACCGCTGCCGAACAGCAGCTCGTCCCCCAGGCTCAGAGCCTCGTGCGGTGGGTCGTCACCAGCTTCGTCCGTCGCAACCCAGCCGCACGCGGCTTCAAGGACGACCTCACCAGCTATGGCTGGCTGGGCACCATCTACGCCGCTCAGCACTGGCGCCCGGACGGTGGCGCGTCCTTCAAGACGTTCGCGAGCCGACCCGTGCAGCGCTACGTGGCCAGGGGTTGGTTGGCCCTCGTCGGCGTCGCTCGCGACGAGGACGGCGCCTACGTCGCGCGTCAGGAGGTGCCGCTCGACGACGTGCTCAACGTCTCCGTCCCGCCTACGCAGGAGCGGGTGGCGGAAGCGCACCGGCTGTGTGCCTCCATCGGCGAGCGGTTGTGCACGCACATGCGGCCCGGCACGCAGCAGTCCACGCGCGAGCGGGCCGTGCGTGTCTACCTGCTGCACCTTGAAGGCGAGACCCTGGAGCGCATTGGCCAGGAGGTAGGAGGCACCCGCCAGCGCGCTCACCAGTTGCTCTCCCAGGCCGAGGAGGCGGCGCTCCGGTTGCGCGCAGCCCTGAAGCCCGCCTGGGAAAGGAGCGCGTCATGA
- the agmC gene encoding adventurous gliding motility protein AgmC, whose product MTRGSWNRAVLALAVLTASAAMAGPDTFFAGDGRSGPKTVAASTEEVVNEYAQVDDAVNLAPGGIVITLENSLAANTKFVSGALVMVMQATGLNPGAPAGDNTTIDLTGNRVGRWELARLSANAGGGSTLRLAQPLKYSYEGGNTQVIFVPEYTTVTIPSTSAIKALPWDGTKGGVVAFLARDGIANDGTISAKGAGFRGGVYDKSNKNGSADWAGCTATTTPTGSPRQVQASKGEGLNGTGYNTDPTLSAIGLANFATGGGGGICNQSGGGGGGNAGSGGLGGSPQDGSQVGRSGLGGTSVWLSSLESLAMGGGGGSGQGSGPNNASTGPNGANGGGIVFLRSFTLTGSGTIDASGDDARDVSVDSGGGGGAGGSVYARFQDTAVCGVGDRVLAEGGDGGNSAANTGPGGGGGGGWVLFQAKGSPCGISVVGGVAGQASGGGLRNALPASTGNGIYPYVGTAIVFNKGMAVPVSPTLTTPSSGSTTRDSLPMLSGTGTANTEVVIYRMASLTAVEACPASPQTTCPEALEIARAKVASDGTFSTRLTRPLREGANVLGAMTEAQKLEGSANALYTLKLDTVAPIATFTSTLPGPVTGNNSSTFSFTATDDGGACSPACTFECSEGSAAFAGCTSPRSVTTATSGTYTLRVRAVDGAGNKQTEPISHTWQVDRTSPDVAFGVKPPAKSPLTTAQFSFTSTATDVADFQCLLDPTITAPATEPTEAQWSAGAGSSCGASKTLTGLTHGSHVLWARAVDAVGNKSSATSYPWAVDLHVPDTAILTGPNPRLTNATTANFTYASYEEGPPAAQTACGADCSIDCSLDGAAFIACPPQYTGLTSGNHTLVARARDSAGNVDNSPANYAWTIDTDVPNVAFGVKPPARSPLATAEFSFTSTSSDVADFQCLLDPTITAPATEPTEAQWSAGGGSSCGARKTLTGLTHGSHVLWVRAVDAATNKSPATSYPWVVDLHVPDTAIVTGPSPVTNATTANFTYASFEEGPPAAQTACGADCSIDCSLDGAAFIPCPPQYTNLTPGNHALVARAKDTAGNVDNSPASYSWRIDTTAPETSIVTRPDDPSRFARAGFDFNSPDSDVARFECALLTTATAPVEADFQTCAASYETPAPDLVHNTRYYMHVRAVDAVGNKDSTPASYNWLVDLHVPDTAIVTGPASVTNATTANFTYASFDEGPPAAQTTCGPTCSIDCSLDGAPFTACQPQYTNLTPGNHALVARAKDSAGNVDNSPASYSWRIDTTAPETSIVTRPDDPSRFARAGFDFNSPDSDVARFECALLTTATAPVEADFHTCAASYETPTPDLVHNTRYYMHVRAVDAVGNKDSTPASHNWLVDLHVPDTAITGFPPSLDSSTTPTFTLASYDQFVQTPPTPRNDTCGDCALECSLNGASYVTCTTTYNPTVREGENTLLVRATDAAHNVDDTPAVYRWRVILGPVTMEIKERPPTTATSNPVALFRFEASKPEVAYECKFEQEADFTPCPLNNSIPETARYVVGASGDYRLEVRARDKSNTLSNVEVAIWTVDLSPPGAPTVTFPAEGTLINDSQPTVQGMLPEPGRVTVSVDGEAVTSFDTGRSWAFRLNQLLTDGRHTVSAQMTDQAGNAGPMSVLTTFDVDATDPETTITVKPPTLTAQLDFTFEFSSSEEVSYRCSLDGSASIPCDPVHPVSVRDGPHTLSVFAVDRAGNSDESPAVHAWTADATPPTTQLIEKPAAAVNVRTVSFRIESLEPRSTFQYSLDGAGFDNCPALLTLNELPEGARHVEVRAVDEAGNVDGTPEVYDWKVDLTAPPVPVVSQPAPDAVLGLLTPTISGTAQAASAQESENSVAVFVNGTKLGTAPVGADGQWRFTPKDALAEGLALSITVQGVDAAGNESDSSAPTSFTIDTTINRPREISSRGGGLSCAMTSPGGSPVATLGLLGLVLLMVRRKRR is encoded by the coding sequence ATGACTCGAGGCTCTTGGAACAGGGCGGTCCTGGCCCTGGCGGTGCTCACCGCCAGCGCGGCCATGGCCGGCCCGGATACCTTCTTCGCTGGGGACGGGCGGTCGGGCCCGAAGACGGTCGCCGCATCGACGGAGGAGGTCGTCAACGAATACGCGCAGGTCGACGATGCCGTGAACCTGGCGCCCGGCGGCATCGTCATCACTCTCGAGAACTCCCTGGCGGCCAACACCAAGTTCGTCAGCGGTGCGCTCGTCATGGTGATGCAGGCGACGGGCCTCAATCCTGGCGCGCCCGCTGGGGACAACACCACCATCGACCTGACGGGGAACCGGGTGGGGCGGTGGGAGCTGGCCCGACTGTCGGCCAACGCGGGGGGAGGCTCCACGCTCCGGCTCGCCCAGCCCTTGAAGTACTCCTACGAGGGGGGCAACACCCAGGTCATCTTCGTTCCCGAGTACACGACGGTCACCATTCCGAGCACGTCAGCCATCAAGGCCCTGCCATGGGATGGGACCAAGGGCGGCGTGGTCGCGTTCCTGGCCCGAGATGGCATCGCCAACGACGGAACCATCTCGGCGAAGGGGGCTGGGTTCCGGGGCGGCGTCTACGACAAGAGCAACAAGAACGGGAGCGCCGACTGGGCGGGATGCACTGCCACCACGACGCCGACTGGCTCTCCCAGGCAGGTCCAGGCGTCGAAGGGCGAAGGACTCAATGGCACCGGTTACAACACCGACCCCACGCTGAGCGCGATTGGACTCGCGAACTTTGCCACCGGAGGCGGTGGCGGAATCTGCAATCAGTCTGGCGGCGGCGGTGGTGGCAATGCAGGCAGCGGAGGTCTGGGAGGCTCTCCACAAGATGGTAGCCAGGTGGGCCGCAGCGGCCTGGGTGGCACCTCGGTGTGGCTCTCCTCCCTGGAGTCGCTGGCCATGGGCGGCGGTGGCGGTAGTGGGCAGGGGTCTGGGCCGAACAACGCGAGCACGGGACCCAATGGCGCGAACGGCGGCGGCATCGTCTTCCTCCGGTCCTTCACACTGACGGGCTCCGGAACCATCGACGCGTCGGGTGACGACGCGAGGGATGTCTCGGTGGACAGTGGCGGCGGTGGTGGTGCCGGTGGCTCTGTCTATGCCCGCTTCCAGGACACCGCGGTGTGCGGCGTCGGCGACAGGGTGCTGGCAGAGGGCGGCGACGGCGGCAACTCCGCGGCCAACACGGGGCCGGGAGGAGGCGGCGGTGGCGGGTGGGTGCTCTTCCAGGCCAAGGGCTCACCCTGCGGCATTTCCGTCGTGGGCGGGGTGGCGGGACAGGCCAGCGGTGGAGGCCTCCGGAATGCGCTGCCGGCGTCGACCGGCAACGGCATCTATCCCTACGTGGGCACGGCAATCGTCTTCAACAAGGGAATGGCGGTGCCCGTGTCGCCCACTTTGACCACTCCCAGTAGTGGCTCGACGACCCGCGATTCGCTCCCCATGCTCTCCGGCACGGGCACCGCGAATACCGAGGTGGTCATCTACAGGATGGCCTCGCTCACGGCCGTCGAGGCATGTCCTGCCTCCCCGCAGACCACCTGTCCCGAAGCGCTCGAAATCGCGCGGGCGAAGGTCGCCTCGGATGGAACCTTCTCCACCCGGTTGACACGGCCTCTACGCGAAGGGGCGAACGTCCTGGGCGCGATGACGGAGGCACAGAAGCTGGAGGGGAGCGCCAATGCGCTCTACACGCTGAAGCTGGATACCGTTGCGCCGATTGCCACCTTCACGTCCACGCTTCCCGGCCCCGTGACGGGGAACAACTCATCCACGTTCTCCTTCACGGCGACGGATGACGGGGGGGCGTGCAGCCCCGCCTGTACCTTCGAGTGCAGCGAGGGCAGCGCGGCCTTCGCGGGCTGCACCAGCCCTCGCTCCGTCACCACCGCCACCTCGGGAACGTACACGCTGCGGGTCCGCGCCGTCGATGGCGCGGGCAACAAGCAGACCGAGCCCATCAGCCATACGTGGCAGGTGGACCGCACCTCTCCAGATGTGGCGTTTGGCGTGAAGCCGCCGGCGAAGAGCCCGCTGACGACGGCGCAGTTCTCGTTCACTTCGACGGCGACCGACGTGGCGGACTTCCAGTGCCTGCTGGACCCGACCATCACCGCGCCCGCGACGGAGCCGACGGAGGCGCAGTGGTCGGCGGGGGCGGGCTCGTCGTGCGGAGCGAGCAAGACGCTGACGGGACTGACGCACGGCTCGCACGTGCTGTGGGCGCGGGCGGTGGATGCGGTGGGCAACAAGTCCTCCGCGACGAGCTACCCGTGGGCGGTGGACCTGCACGTGCCGGACACCGCGATTCTCACGGGCCCGAATCCCCGGTTGACCAACGCCACCACGGCGAACTTCACCTATGCCTCGTATGAAGAGGGTCCTCCGGCGGCGCAGACGGCATGCGGTGCGGACTGCTCGATTGATTGCAGCCTGGACGGTGCGGCCTTCATCGCGTGCCCGCCGCAGTACACCGGCCTGACGTCCGGCAATCACACGCTGGTGGCGCGCGCGAGGGACTCCGCGGGCAACGTGGACAACAGCCCGGCCAACTACGCGTGGACCATCGACACGGACGTGCCGAACGTGGCGTTCGGCGTGAAGCCGCCGGCGCGAAGCCCGCTGGCGACGGCGGAGTTCTCGTTCACCTCGACGTCCAGCGACGTGGCGGACTTCCAGTGCCTGCTGGACCCGACCATCACCGCGCCCGCGACGGAGCCGACAGAGGCGCAGTGGTCGGCGGGTGGGGGCTCGTCGTGCGGAGCGCGAAAGACGCTGACGGGGCTGACCCACGGCTCGCATGTGCTGTGGGTGCGAGCAGTGGACGCGGCGACCAACAAGTCCCCCGCGACGAGCTACCCGTGGGTGGTGGACCTGCACGTGCCGGACACGGCGATTGTCACGGGGCCGTCGCCGGTGACCAACGCCACCACGGCCAACTTCACCTATGCCTCGTTTGAAGAGGGCCCTCCGGCGGCGCAGACGGCGTGCGGTGCGGACTGCTCGATTGATTGCAGCCTGGACGGTGCGGCCTTCATCCCGTGCCCGCCGCAGTACACCAACCTGACGCCGGGCAATCATGCATTGGTGGCGCGGGCGAAGGACACGGCGGGCAACGTGGACAACAGCCCGGCGAGCTACTCGTGGCGCATCGACACGACGGCGCCAGAGACGAGCATCGTCACCCGGCCGGATGACCCGAGCCGCTTCGCGCGCGCGGGCTTCGACTTCAACTCTCCCGACTCGGACGTGGCGCGCTTCGAGTGCGCGCTGCTGACGACCGCGACTGCGCCCGTGGAAGCAGACTTCCAAACGTGCGCGGCCTCATACGAGACGCCCGCGCCGGACCTGGTGCACAACACGCGCTACTACATGCACGTGCGCGCGGTGGACGCGGTGGGCAACAAGGACTCCACGCCCGCCAGCTACAACTGGCTGGTGGACCTGCACGTGCCGGACACGGCGATTGTCACGGGGCCGGCGTCGGTGACCAACGCCACCACGGCGAACTTCACCTATGCCTCGTTCGACGAGGGCCCTCCGGCGGCGCAGACGACGTGCGGCCCCACCTGCTCGATTGATTGCAGCCTGGATGGTGCGCCCTTCACCGCGTGTCAGCCGCAGTACACCAACCTGACGCCCGGCAATCACGCGCTGGTGGCGCGGGCGAAGGACTCGGCGGGCAACGTGGACAACAGCCCGGCGAGCTACTCGTGGCGCATCGACACGACGGCGCCGGAGACGAGCATCGTCACCCGGCCGGATGACCCGAGCCGCTTCGCGCGCGCGGGCTTCGACTTCAACTCTCCTGACTCGGACGTGGCGCGCTTCGAGTGCGCGCTGCTGACGACCGCGACGGCACCCGTGGAAGCAGACTTCCACACGTGCGCGGCCTCGTACGAGACGCCCACGCCGGACCTGGTGCACAACACGCGCTACTACATGCACGTGCGCGCGGTGGACGCGGTGGGCAACAAGGACTCCACGCCCGCAAGCCACAACTGGCTGGTGGATTTGCACGTGCCGGACACGGCCATCACGGGCTTCCCACCGTCCCTGGACAGCTCCACGACGCCCACCTTCACGCTCGCGTCGTATGACCAGTTCGTGCAGACTCCGCCGACTCCGCGCAACGACACGTGCGGGGACTGCGCGCTGGAGTGCAGCCTGAATGGCGCGAGCTACGTTACCTGCACCACCACGTACAATCCGACGGTTCGCGAGGGTGAGAACACGCTGCTGGTGCGCGCCACGGATGCGGCGCACAACGTGGACGACACGCCGGCCGTCTACCGGTGGCGCGTCATCCTCGGGCCGGTGACCATGGAGATCAAGGAGCGGCCTCCAACGACGGCCACCTCGAACCCCGTGGCGCTCTTCCGCTTCGAGGCGAGCAAGCCGGAGGTCGCCTATGAGTGCAAGTTCGAGCAGGAGGCCGACTTCACGCCGTGCCCGCTGAACAACAGCATTCCCGAGACGGCCCGGTACGTCGTCGGCGCGTCTGGAGACTACCGCCTGGAGGTCCGGGCGCGGGACAAGTCGAACACGCTCTCCAACGTGGAGGTGGCCATCTGGACGGTGGACCTCTCGCCTCCGGGAGCCCCCACCGTCACGTTCCCCGCGGAGGGCACGCTCATCAACGACTCGCAGCCCACGGTGCAGGGAATGCTGCCGGAGCCGGGACGGGTGACCGTGAGTGTCGACGGCGAGGCCGTCACGTCATTCGACACGGGGCGCAGCTGGGCCTTCAGGTTGAACCAATTGCTCACCGATGGACGTCACACCGTCTCGGCGCAGATGACGGACCAGGCGGGCAACGCCGGGCCGATGTCCGTGCTGACCACCTTCGATGTGGATGCGACGGACCCCGAGACGACCATCACCGTCAAGCCGCCCACGCTGACCGCGCAGTTGGACTTCACCTTCGAGTTCTCGTCCTCGGAAGAGGTGAGCTATCGCTGCAGCCTGGACGGGAGCGCGAGCATTCCCTGCGACCCCGTCCATCCGGTCAGCGTGCGGGACGGCCCGCACACGCTGTCGGTGTTCGCCGTGGACCGCGCCGGCAACTCGGACGAGTCCCCCGCGGTCCACGCCTGGACGGCGGACGCCACGCCGCCCACCACCCAGCTCATCGAGAAGCCCGCCGCGGCGGTCAACGTGCGCACGGTCAGCTTCCGCATCGAGTCGCTCGAGCCCCGCTCCACCTTCCAGTACAGCCTGGATGGCGCGGGGTTCGACAACTGCCCCGCGCTGCTCACGCTGAATGAGCTCCCCGAGGGCGCGCGCCACGTGGAGGTCCGTGCGGTGGACGAGGCGGGCAACGTGGACGGCACCCCGGAGGTGTACGACTGGAAGGTGGACCTCACGGCTCCGCCCGTCCCTGTGGTGAGCCAGCCGGCGCCGGACGCGGTGTTGGGACTGCTGACGCCCACCATCTCCGGGACGGCGCAGGCGGCCAGCGCGCAGGAGTCCGAGAACTCCGTCGCCGTCTTCGTCAACGGCACGAAGCTGGGCACCGCTCCGGTGGGGGCGGACGGCCAGTGGCGCTTCACCCCGAAGGACGCCCTGGCGGAAGGCCTGGCGCTGTCCATCACGGTGCAGGGCGTGGATGCGGCCGGCAACGAGAGCGACAGCTCCGCGCCCACGTCCTTCACCATCGACACCACCATCAACCGGCCGCGCGAGATTTCCTCGCGCGGCGGAGGCCTGAGCTGCGCGATGACCTCTCCCGGCGGCTCGCCCGTCGCCACGCTGGGGCTGTTGGGGCTCGTCCTGCTGATGGTCCGCCGCAAGCGGCGGTAG
- a CDS encoding double-stranded RNA binding motif domain-containing protein → MSCRGNFSSISERGPLGHVCTLRASGLEVESHAPTRQEAEEDAALALTQEMLRRERAARYPRSVGRASVRRRAR, encoded by the coding sequence GTGAGCTGCCGGGGCAACTTCTCCAGCATTAGCGAGCGAGGCCCTCTCGGGCACGTGTGCACGCTGCGCGCATCGGGTCTGGAGGTGGAGTCGCACGCGCCCACCCGGCAGGAGGCGGAGGAGGACGCGGCGCTGGCGCTCACTCAGGAGATGCTTCGTCGCGAGCGCGCCGCGCGCTATCCGCGCAGCGTGGGCCGTGCCTCCGTTCGGAGGCGCGCGCGATGA
- a CDS encoding OmpA family protein has protein sequence MRRTELLHRGLALALALSCTASVAQEAPTLRGFDLERLELNPGAEGSLLVGLGELLPAGAFRATVLMQYAHQPLLYADTGGKEDQRFAVVGSRATAHLAAAYAPLEWLQVGVQMPLVAFQSGDDAGMLRNQITVPARQSLASPVVSARAGLLTQTEAGGVDLALELGVGVPLGSADAFTRDSDGLKLAPKVMVGRHFGRIRAGLEVGYLQRSKLKLTEKTGDIEDEVGQEVRVGLALATTGRRLRWEFNVRGMLPLTDQPSSVELLPGGRYLFSPSLELFALGGVGIGAAPGTPMFRLMVGGAFGSVTPRRGPGESSVRCEMGLAPEAKVQECPDLDEDHDGVRNSDDKCPLIAGDVARSGCSAQDTDGDGIEDMLDGCPVEPGPAARQGCPVPDQDKDDVPDELDSCPTEAGPESNRGCPVRDTDKDGIDNDKDECPNEAGPPERNGCPEMDTDKDGTPNRADSCANDAGDAKNMGCPLGVLPLVQLRPDRLVLTGKVFFESGQARLDGRSNELLDWVARVIKEHQEIPLVVVAAHTDDRGLPEDNRRLTNARAESVRQYLIHKGVEPARLQAVGYGSERPIDSNATSIGRENNRRVEFLIVDTEKAASPQR, from the coding sequence ATGAGAAGAACAGAGCTCCTGCACCGCGGGCTCGCGCTGGCACTGGCGCTGTCCTGCACGGCTTCCGTGGCACAGGAGGCACCGACGCTGCGTGGCTTCGACCTGGAGCGGCTGGAGTTGAATCCCGGTGCCGAGGGCTCGCTGCTGGTGGGCCTGGGCGAATTGCTTCCGGCGGGCGCGTTTCGCGCGACGGTGCTGATGCAGTACGCGCATCAGCCGCTGCTGTATGCGGACACGGGTGGGAAGGAAGACCAGCGCTTCGCCGTTGTGGGGAGCCGCGCCACCGCGCACCTGGCGGCCGCGTACGCGCCCCTGGAGTGGCTGCAGGTCGGCGTGCAGATGCCGCTGGTGGCGTTCCAGTCGGGTGACGACGCGGGGATGTTGCGCAACCAGATTACCGTTCCGGCCCGGCAGTCGCTGGCCTCTCCCGTCGTGAGCGCGCGTGCGGGCCTGCTCACGCAGACGGAGGCGGGCGGCGTGGACCTGGCGCTGGAGCTGGGCGTGGGGGTGCCGCTGGGCAGCGCGGACGCCTTCACGCGGGACTCGGACGGGCTGAAGCTGGCGCCGAAGGTGATGGTGGGGCGGCACTTCGGCCGCATCCGCGCGGGCCTGGAGGTGGGCTACCTGCAGCGCTCGAAGTTGAAGCTGACGGAGAAGACGGGAGACATTGAAGACGAGGTGGGCCAGGAGGTGCGCGTGGGGCTGGCGCTGGCCACCACGGGGCGCCGGCTGCGCTGGGAGTTCAACGTCCGGGGCATGCTCCCGCTGACGGACCAGCCCAGCTCGGTGGAATTGCTGCCCGGTGGCCGCTACCTGTTCAGCCCGTCGCTGGAGCTGTTCGCGCTGGGAGGCGTGGGCATTGGCGCGGCGCCCGGCACGCCGATGTTCCGGCTGATGGTGGGCGGCGCCTTCGGCAGCGTGACGCCGCGGCGCGGTCCGGGCGAGTCCTCGGTCCGGTGCGAGATGGGCCTGGCACCCGAAGCGAAGGTCCAGGAGTGCCCGGACCTCGACGAGGACCATGACGGCGTCCGCAACTCGGATGACAAGTGCCCGCTCATCGCGGGTGACGTGGCGCGCAGCGGTTGCTCGGCGCAGGACACGGACGGCGACGGCATCGAGGACATGCTGGACGGCTGCCCGGTGGAGCCCGGTCCGGCCGCGCGGCAGGGCTGCCCGGTTCCGGACCAGGACAAGGACGACGTGCCCGACGAGCTCGACAGCTGTCCGACGGAGGCGGGCCCGGAGAGCAACCGCGGCTGCCCGGTGCGTGACACGGACAAGGACGGCATCGACAACGACAAGGACGAGTGCCCGAACGAGGCCGGCCCGCCCGAGCGCAACGGCTGCCCGGAGATGGACACGGACAAGGACGGTACTCCCAACCGCGCGGACAGCTGCGCGAACGATGCGGGTGACGCGAAGAACATGGGCTGCCCGCTGGGCGTCCTCCCGCTCGTGCAGCTCAGGCCGGACCGCCTGGTGTTGACGGGCAAGGTCTTCTTCGAGTCCGGGCAGGCGCGGCTGGATGGCCGCTCCAACGAGCTGCTGGACTGGGTGGCCCGCGTCATCAAGGAGCACCAGGAGATTCCCCTCGTCGTCGTTGCCGCGCACACGGATGACCGGGGCCTCCCGGAGGACAACCGCCGGCTGACCAATGCGCGCGCGGAGTCGGTGCGGCAGTACCTCATCCACAAGGGTGTGGAGCCCGCGCGGTTGCAGGCGGTGGGCTACGGGTCGGAGCGCCCCATCGACAGCAACGCGACCTCCATCGGCCGGGAGAACAACCGCCGCGTGGAGTTCCTCATCGTGGACACGGAGAAGGCGGCGAGCCCCCAGCGCTGA